One Buteo buteo chromosome 5, bButBut1.hap1.1, whole genome shotgun sequence DNA window includes the following coding sequences:
- the USP40 gene encoding ubiquitin carboxyl-terminal hydrolase 40 isoform X7: MSEWNMIKICKIAHGMKDCFAFTMFGDLFEEDFSFISNNHFGKGKKSKPRGSEPPPPRDFTNLSGIKNQGGTCYLNSLLQTLLFTPEFREALFSLGPEELGSLDDSSKPDAKVRIIPLQLQRLFAQLLLLDQQAASTTDLTESFGWNSHEEMRQHDVQELNRILFSALETSLVGTSGHDLIKRLYHGIVVNQIVCKECKNISERQEDFLDLTVAVKGVAGLEEALWNMYVEEEYFENENLYRCGACDKLVEASKGLCGTGGCRCCARAKSKVAGKMLYSLTSWSAKLRKLPPFLTISLLRFNFDFEKCERYKETSCYTFPIQINLRPFCEQTEMDDSEYMYELFSVIIHKGGCYGGHYHVYIRDVDELGNWQLQEEEDKLIEDTALRDNENAKEVENPLAVLKGILSEEESKQIPVDQLGQKLLEKKGMSWNKKYRKQYGALRKYLQNHPHVFQFSPDENKVGLKEKHKLLFKSDSQGQGLQSLPQKNDVQWNSEKKPTRLRDSSGCHWFDLNDSKVQPIKEMEIEKQFQGKESAYMLFYRKSQLKRPPEARGNPRYQIPEHLLNEMNAANTELQKKRAECDSANNGIDLHLHLSSCYKFHNGALHPSLTWKEGVVDLTIDRRKTLGDLRQSVFQMLESWEGDMILSIAKPLPAGLHLYQILDGDELTLDGIGLADGADIFVWNGKEVGGTKVMTGADHEPVVINVLRLAEYNEGGKGQHFTESQHVFSCSTKLGDLRRALAPSGGIILKNGSGADKEAKNWEVFLEEDMKETVKGVGLMDGCSVLILDSHDQSFVNMSSGNLTAFTYDISWLQVKNFCRTQDEENHVKITATIETVMSDIKMKAIREFQLEEELANDSCLRPVSGNGKLLSPVPEDYTVKEAELKMGSLLGLCHGKAPTSTQLFLYFIVGSDQNASPEMEIVVEETASVKECLNLMLEKSGLSGDNWHLRRIDWCYEAGEALSQENATLKELNVCSGDTLVVTEGKLPAKGFLKIPIWWFKSSSHKKHGENTQDQVNGMTCKMDALQVSPAGDSPEYIHTDMDLCYAGSIEIAGEASLEDLKMQVRCSPVLEML, encoded by the exons ATGTCTGAATGGAATATGATAAAGATCTGTAAAATTGCACATGGAATGAAG gactgtTTTGCCTTCACAATGTTTGGGGACTTATTTGAAGaggatttttcctttatttcaaacaatcattttggaaaagggaagaaatcaaAACCCAGAGGTTCTGAGCCTCCACCTCCCAGGGATTTCACCAATCTAAGTGGTATCAAAAATCAGGGTGGGACCTGCTACCTCAATTCCCTTCTGCAGACTCTGCTTTTCACACCTGAATTTAGAG AGGCGCTGTTCTCTCTAGGTCCTGAAGAACTTGGGTCTCTGGATGATAGCAGTAAACCAGATGCAAAg gTTCGAATAATTCCATTACAACTTCAACGGTTATTCGCTCAGCTTCTGCTCTTGGACCAGCAGGCTGCATCTACAACAGACCTTACTGAGAGCTTCGGGTGGAACAGCCATGAG GAAATGAGGCAGCATGATGTGCAGGAATTAAATCGGATTCTGTTCAGTGCTTTGGAAACTTCCCTTGTGGGGACTTCGGGTCATGACCTTATTAAGCGATTGTACCATGGGATTGTTGTCAACCAGATTGTTTGTAAAGAGTGCAAGAATATCAGTGAGAGACAG GAAGATTTCTTAGACTTAACAGTAGCAGTAAAAGGTGTAGCTGGCTTGGAGGAGGCCCTGTGGAACATGTATGTAGAAGAAGAGTACTTTGAAAATGAGAACTTGTATCGATGCGGAGCCTGTGATAAACTTGTCGAAGCTTCAAAG GGTCTTTGTGGGACTGGTGGTTGCAGGTGCTGTGCAAGGGCCAAGAGCAAGGTTGCTGGGAAGATGCTGTATAGTCTGACTTCATGG TCTGCTAAACTACGCAAGTTGCCGCCCTTTCTCACCATTTCTCTCCTGAGATTTAACTTTGACTTTGAGAAGTGTGAACGATACAAGGAAACGAGCTGCTATACATTCCCTATCCAGATAAATCTGAGGCCTTTTTGTGAGCAG actgaaatgGATGATTCAGAGTACATGTATGAGCTCTTCTCTGTTATTATACATAAAGGTGGCTGCTATGGAGGACACTATCATGTTTATATCAGAGATGTGGATGAATTAGGAAACTGGCAATTACAA GAAGAAGAAGATAAGCTGATTGAAGATACGGCTTTAAGAGATAATGAAAATGCCAAAGAAGTAGAGAATCCATTGGCGGTGTTGAAAGGGATCTTATCAGAG GAAGAATCTAAACAAATTCCTGTGGATCAATTAGGGCAGAAATTATTGGAGAAAAAAGGGATGTCCTGGAATAAGAAATACCGAAAACAGTATGGAGCATTACGAAAG TATTTGCAGAATCATCCTCACGTATTTCAGTTCAGTCCTGATGAAAATAAGGTTGgtctgaaggaaaaacacaagCTCCTGTTTAAGTCAGATTCTCAAGGACAAGGTCTCCAAAGCCTTCCTCAGAAGAATGATGTCCAGtggaattcagaaaaaaagcctacGAGGCTAAGGGACAGTTCTGGTTGCCATTGGTTTGATCTGAATGATTCAAAGGTCCAGCCAATCAAGGAGATGGAAATTGAGAAACAATTTCAGGGTAAAGAGAGTGCCTACATGCTGTTTTATCGAAAATCTCAGTTAAAAAGACCGCCTGAAG CGCGAGGAAATCCAAGGTACCAAATTCCTGAACACCTTCTGAATGAAATGAATGCTGCTAATACTGAGCTGCAAAAAAAGAG AGCGGAATGTGATTCAGCAAACAATGGCATTGATTTACATCTCCATTTGAGCTCATGTTATAAATTTCACAATGGGGCTTTGCATCCTTCGCTTACTTGGAAAGAGGGTGTTGTGGATTTGACTATTGATAGAAGAAAAACGCTAGGAGACCTTCGACAATCAGTATTCCAG ATGTTGGAATCTTGGGAAGGGGACATGATTCTCAGTATTGCCAAGCCTTTACCAGCAGGACTGCATCTTTACCAGATACTTGATG GAGATGAGCTGACTCTGGATGGCATTGGGCTGGCTGATGGAGCAGACATCTTTGTGTGGAATGGAAAAGAG GTTGGTGGAACAAAGGTCATGACAGGTGCTGATCATGAACCTGTGGTCATAAACGTTCTTCGTTTAGCAGAGTATAACGAAGGAGGGAAGGGTCAGCATTTCACAGAATCGCAGCACGTCTTTTCATGCAGCACAAAACTGGGTGATCTGCGCAGAGCCTTAGCACCATCAGGAGGAATCATTCTAAAGAACGGCTCAGGAGCAGATAAAGAAGCCAAGAACTGGGAAGTCTTTCTTGAAGAAGATATGAAGGAAACAGTGAAAGGTGTTGGCCTGATGGATGGATGCTCAGTACTAATCTTAGACAGCCATGACCAGAG CTTTGTGAATATGTCAAGTGGCAATTTGACTGCTTTTACATATGACATCAGCTGGCTCCAAGTTAAAAACTTCTGCAGAACACAAGATGAAGAGAACCATGTTAAAATTACTGCCACTATTGAAACA GTGATGTCTGATatcaaaatgaaagcaatacGGGAGTTTCAGCTAGAGGAGGAGCTAG CAAATGACAGCTGTCTTAGACCTGTTAGCGGAAATGGGAAACTTCTGTCTCCAG TGCCTGAGGATTATACTGTCAAGGAAGCGGAACTGAAAATGGGAAGCTTGCTAGGGCTGTGTCATGGGAAAGCTCCAACTTCCACTCAG CTCTTCTTATATTTTATTGTTGGGAGTGACCAAAACGCAAGCCCTGAGATGGAGATAGTTGTGGAGGAGACTGCCTCTGTCAAAGAG tgtctaAATTTAATGCTGGAAAAATCTGGATTATCAG GTGACAACTGGCATTTGAGAAGGATTGACTGGTGCTATGAAGCAGGGGAAGCATTAAGTCAGGAA AATGCCACTCTGAAGGAACTTAATGTTTGCAGTGGAGATACTCTGGTTGTAACTGAAGGAAAACTTCCAGCAAAG
- the LOC142031545 gene encoding UDP-glucuronosyltransferase 1A6-like, translating to MTLRLCCAWIFILLLPGLSDGRKLLVVPMGGSHWLSMRQVVEKLSERGHKVVVVIPEVSWQMETTQAYTVKTYPVSYTLEELDNAFHEYVATHLKDLPFPLNALALYNSSVHVFRTFFVQCKNLFSSKETLQYLNQSGFDAVLTDPVFMCGATLANYFSLPLVFFMRGFPCNLHYEAPQCPSPLSYAPRLFTFNSDHMTFFQRVENALVSLLELVYCNGFYEDAIKFSSEVLQRDVSLLDLLTSASIWLLRFDFVFEYVRPVMPNMVFIGGINCAQRKPLSEKSVLHV from the exons ATGACTTTGAGGCTTTGCTGTGCCTGGATTTTtatcctcctcctgcctggcctctcaGATGGAAGGAaactcctggtggtgcccatGGGTGGAAGCCACTGGCTTAGCATGCGACAAGTGGTTGAAAAGCTCAGTGAGAGAGGACACAAAGTGGTGGTGGTTATACCAGAAGTAAGCTGGCAGATGGAAACAACACAGGCATACACGGTGAAAACATACCCAGTGTCTTACACATTAGAAGAGCTGGATAATGCCTTTCATGAGTACGTTGCCACTCACCTGAAGGACCTGCCTTTCCCTCTGAACGCTCTAGCACTATACAACAGCTCAGTGCATGTTTTCCGTACATTCTTTGTTCAGTGCAAGAACCTGTTCAGCAGCAAGGAGACCCTGCAGTACTTGAATCAAAGTGGCTTCGATGCTGTCCTGACAGACCCTGTTTTTATGTGTGGAGCAACACttgctaattatttttctcttccacttgTGTTCTTCATGAGAGGATTTCCTTGCAACTTACACTACGAAGCACCGCAGTGCCCAAGTCCTCTGTCCTACGCCCCGAGACTATTTACCTTCAACTCGGACCACATGACCTTCTTCCAGAGAGTGGAAAATGCACTGGTTTCCCTCCTGGAACTTGTGTACTGTAATGGTTTCTATGAAGATGCAATAAAGTTTTCCTCTGAAGTTCTTCAGAGAGATGTATCCCTGCTAGACCTCCTGACCTCTGCTTCCATTTGGCTTCTGAGATTTGACTTTGTGTTTGAATACGTCAGACCAGTGATGCCCAATATGGTCTTTATTGGAGGTATAAACTGTGCTCAGAGGAAACCACTGTCTGAG AAATCGGTCCTCCATGTCTAA